Genomic segment of Sulfitobacter sp. OXR-159:
GGCCTTGCCTGTGTTTCTGGAGATGAACCCAGAGATTAAGGTATCTCTTGAACTAACGGATCGCGAGATTGACCTGCAGACAGAGGGTTTCGACGCGGCGGTAAGTTTTGCCGAGCAGCATAAGAACCCCGATGTCGTCGTGCGCCGGATAATGCATAGCCACCGCGTTCTCTGCGCGGCGCCGCACTACATCGAGCGACGCGGGACACCAACCAGCTTCGCCGATCTGTCAGAGCACAACTGCCTGAGGATCGCCGGAAATAGCCGTCGGAACGCATGGAGCGATGTCGAGGCGGGTGAGGCGCAGCCGTTCGACGCGGATGGGGATTTCGAAGGCAACAGTACAGATGTGATCTTTCACGCCGCCCTTGCTGGCATCGGTATCGCGCGGCTGCCAAGCTATCTGGTGGACGCGAAACTGCAGTCGGGTGAGTTGCTGCGGATCTTGCCCGGTTATGCGCCTGCCAGCACCGATATCGTCGTGCAGTTCGCGGGGCGGCGAAATCTCCCCCCGAAGACCCGCGCCTTCATTGATTTCTTGGTGTCGGAGTTTCGCCCCGATACAGCGCCTCCAGTTCAGAAGGTGGCGGGGCACCCATGACCAAGACCCTAAGCATCGTTGTTGTCGAAGAAGATCAAGAGCGCGCGATTGCGATCGTGGACGCGCTGAAAGAGGCCTGCGTTTGTGACGTTTTCGTTGTCGGCAATTCCAGTGGCCTCGCCCGCAAGATCGCCGCCCATGTGCCCGATATTGTGCTGATCGACGCAGGCAACCCGACACGCGACGTGATGGAGGAACTGACGCTGGCCTCTGGCCCGTTGGAGCGTCCTGTGGCGATGTTCGTATCGGGTGCGGCTGGCGGGCTGGCACAGGCGGCGATTGAGGCGGGGCTTTCGGCCTATGTTGTCGATGGGCTCGCGCCGGGCCGACTAAAGCCGGTGATGGACACTGCGATTGCGCGTTTTGCGATGGTACGCCAGATGCGCAGTGAATTGGCCGAGACACGCCGCGCCTTGGAAGAACGCAAGGTGATAGACCGTGCAAAGGGGCTGTTGATGAAGGCCAAGGGTCTTGATGAGGAAGCCGCTTATGCCCTGCTGCGGAAGGCCGCGATGGACCAAGGGCGGCGGGTGGCTGACGTGGCCGAAGCACTGGTGACCGCGTCGGGGCTGCTCGGATGAAGACGACGACTATCCCTGTTGCTTACGTCCCCTTGGTGGATGCCGCGCCCTTGATCGTGGCGCATGAGTTGGGCTTTGCCGAAGCTGAGGGCATTGCGCTGGACCTGACCGCCGCGCCGTCGTGGTCGTCACTCCGAGACATGTTGGCCTTTGGCCGTGTCGACGCTGCGCATATGCTGTCGCCGCTGCCGGTTGCAATGGCGATGGGGTTGGGCGGGGTCGCGACCGCACTGTCGGCGGTGTCGATCCTGTCGGTCAACGGCACTGTCATAGGGGTTGGCAAACCGCTCGAAGACCGGCTGCGCGCTTTGGGCTATGACTTCGACTTTGTTGATCCTTTCAAGGCGGCAGAAGCACTTGCACAGGTCCGCCACGGACCGATCGTATTTGGGGTGCCATTCCCGTTTTCGATGCATGTCGAACTGTTGCGCTACTGGAGCCGGGCATCAGCACTCGGACCGGACGGGATCGTAATCCGCACCGTGCCGCCTGCGCTTATGGCAAGCGCACTGGCAGCGGGGGAGGTGGACGCCTTTTGCGTAGGCGAGCCTTGGGGGTCGGTTGCGGTTGAACGTGGCGTCGGTGCATTGCTCCTGCCGGGCAAGGCGATCTGGAGTTTTGCACCTGAAAAGGTTTTGGCCGTGCGCACCAACTGGGCAGAGGCCGAGCCTGATCTGCTTGCCCGTCTGTTGCGCGCGACATGGAAGGCGGGCCGGTGGTTGGCCGACCCGAATGTTCATGCGGCCGCCAGCGATCTGTTGTCGCGCAAAGCCTATCTGGATGTGCCCTCTGAACTTATTAACCGAGCCTTGTCGGGGCATTTGATCGTCTCGCCCCGCGGGGCGCACCGCCAGATTGATGGATTTCTCGAGTTTCACCGTGGCGCTGCTACCTTTCCGTGGCGCAGCCAATCACGGTGGATCGCGCAACATTTGTGTCAGTCGTACGGCAGTGGCAATCCCACTGCGGATACGATTGCGAATGTGTTCCGCTCAGATCTACATCGTTTGCATCTTAGCATGCTGGACCCTGATTTGCCCGGCGCATCGGAAAAGGTCGAAGGGGCGATTCCACGCGCTACGCCGGTGGCTTCAGCTGGGGGGCGGCTGACGTTGTTGCCGAATGAGTTTTTCGACGGCCAAATTTTCGATCCTTCCGCGCTGTAGGCGACTATTTTTTGCGCAACGGCAAAACGCCTCCGACTTTTTTGCTGCATAATGACATCATAGGGTTGAGAACGCGCTGCATTGCGGCATGATCGAAGGTGCATCCACAATGGCGTGGCTTGCACCGAATTCCTCCCGATGACTGGGATACGTTGAGCAGGGCCGCTCGCTTTCCATCGTTTGCAACGATGGTTAGTGAGCGGCCTTTTTTATTTGCCCGATCCACCTCCGCCCGGCGCGGACGCCCTCAAAAGGACCAACCATGAAACACCTTATCCTTGGCCTTGCGGCCTCGACCGTGATGACCAGCGCCGCTTTCGCTGAACTGCTTGACCTTGAAAAGGACGTGCTGACCTTCGGTTTTATCAAGCTGACAGACATGGCCCCGCTCGCCATTGCCTATGAGCAGGGCTACTTCCTTGATGAGGGGCTTTTTGTCACCCTCGAAGCCCAGGCCAACTGGAAAGTGCTGTTGGATGGGGTGATCGACGGCCAGTTGGACGGCGCGCATATGCTGGCCGGGCAGCCCTTGGCGGCGACCATTGGCTACGGGACTGAGGCGCATATCATCACGCCCTTTTCGATGGACCTGAACGGCAACGGGATCACCGTCTCCAACGAGGTTTGGGAAAAGATGCTGCCCAACATTCCCAAGATGGCCGATGGACGGCCCGAGCATCCGATTTCAGCCGAGGCGCTGGTGCCGGTGATCGAAGAGTTCAATGCCAATGGCGAGGCCTTCAACATGGGGATGGTGTTCCCTGTCTCGACCCATAACTACGAGCTGCGCTATTGGCTCGCGGCAGGCGGGATCAACCCCGGATACTACAGCCCCGATAACATCTCGGGCCAGATCGGGGCGGATGTCTTTTTGTCGGTGACGCCGCCGCCGCAGATGCCTGCCACGTTGGAAGCCGGGACGATCCACGGTTATTGCGTGGGCGAACCTTGGAACCAGCAGGCGGTGTTCAAAGGCATCGGCGTGCCGGTCATCACCGACTATCAACTGTGGAAGAACAACCCCGAAAAGGTATTCGGCATCACCGATGCTTTCGCTGAGGAGAACCCCAACACCACCAAGGCGGTTGTCCGGGCGCTCATTCGCGCGGCCATGTGGCTGGATGAAAACAATAATGCCAACCGCCCCGAAGCCGTCGAGATACTCAGCCGCCCTGAATATGTCGGCGCCGATTACGAGGTGATTGCCAATTCAATGACCGGCTTTTTCGAGTTCGAGAAAGGCGACAAACGCGACATCCCCGATTTCAACGTCTTCTTCCGGCATAACGCGACCTACCCCTATTATTCGGACGCGATTTGGTACCTGACCCAGATGCGCCGCTGGGGTCAGATTGCTGAGCCAAAATCCGACGCATGGTTCAAGGACGTTGCCGCCAGCGTCTACCGCCCGGAGATCTATCTGGAGGCCGCCCGGTCGCTGGTCGACGACGGCTTGGCGAAGGAGGAAGACTTCCCCTGGGAGGCCAACGGCTTCAAAGCACCGACACCTGCGGCTGACATCATCGACGGCATTCCCTTCGATGGTCGCGCCCCCAACGCCTACCTCGACAGTCTGCCAATCGGGCTGAAAGGCGATCAAACCGTGGTCGGCGACGAAGTTCAGGGCTGAGGCCCGGCGGCACTGGCGCGCCGTCTCGCCCGTGCCTTTCCCATTCCTGCAGGAGACAGTTCGATGAGCACCGCAGACCCGAATTTTACCGCTGATCCGGCACGCACGGCGCGCCGCGAAAGGCGCTTCACCCGGATCAACACCGCCGATAAGTGGTTTCAGGTTATTGGGCTGGCATGGCTGACCCCGATCCTGAAAGCCGTCGCTGGTGATAACCCTAAGGCGCAAGTTGCCGAGATCTGGCGTCTGTTGGGGGTGCCATTGCTTGCGATTGTCGGGTTCCTTGCGCTTTGGGCGGCATTGGCCCCGACAGTGCAAACCTCGCTCGGCGCGATCCCCGGCCCGGCACAGGTATGGTCTGAGGCGGTCACCCTGCATGAGGACGCGCAGGCCAAGGCCGAGAGCCGTGCCAAATTCGAAGCGCAGGTCGCGGTTTTGAATGAACGCCGCGTCGAACAGGGCATGCCCTCTGTTGAGCGCGCCTATACCGGTGCGCCGACGTATTACCAACAAATCTGGACCTCAATTCAAACCGTATTCTTCGGCTTTCTGATCGCGAGTGCGGTGGCAATCCCGCTTGGGATCGCGGCGGGCCTCTCACCCACGGCCAACGCCGCGTTGAACCCGATCATTCAGATTTTCAAACCGGTCTCCCCGCTGGCTTGGCTGCCGATCGTGACGATGGTGGTCTCCGCCGTTGCGGCCTCGAATGATGGTCTGCTGTCCAAATCCTTCTTGGTCTCGGCCATTACCGTGACGCTTTGCTCGCTTTGGCCGACGCTGATCAACACTGCACTGGGCGTGGCGAGCATCGACAAGGATCTGGTGAATGTCTCGAAGGTGCTGAAGATGAACACCTGGACCAAGATCACCAAACTGGTCCTGCCCTCCGCCCTGCCGCTGATCTTTACCGGGCTGCGGCTGTCGCTCGGGGTGGGCTGGATGGTCCTGATCGCTGCGGAAATGCTGGCGCAGAATCCGGGACTTGGCAAATTCGTCTGGGACGAGTTTCAGAACGGGTCTTCCAGTTCGCTCGCCCGGATCATGGTCGCTGTGCTGACCATCGGCATCATCGGTTTCCTGCTGGACCGGGTGATGTACGCCCTGCAGTCGCTCTTTACCTTCACGAACAACCGCTGAGCTGTGCTGCGGCGATAGCGGAAAGGAACACTCACATGAGCATTCTGAAACTCGATCATGTCAGCCAGAGCTTTGGCTCGGGCACCCATGCGACCCATGTGCTGAAGGACATCAACCTGGATGTGCGTGAGGGGGAGTTCCTCGTGCTGCTCGGCTTTTCCGGCAGCGGCAAGACGACCCTCATTAACCTGATGGCGGGGCTTGAGCAGCCGTCCAAGGGAAAGGTCAGCTTCAAGGGCCAGCCCGTCACCGGGCCGGGGCCGGAACGCGCGATGATCTTTCAAAGCTATTCGCTGATGCCTTGGCTGACGGTCAGCGGCAATGTCGGCCTCGCGGTGGATACGGTCTTTCCCGGTCTGTCCAAGGCAGAGCGCGCCGAGAAGGTCGCGCATTACGTCAAGATGGTGGGCCTTGGCCATGCCGCCACACGCCGCCCGGCGGAGCTTTCGGGCGGGATGCGGCAGCGGGTCAATGTGGCCCGCGCGCTGGCGATGAACCCTGAAGTGCTTTTGCTGGATGAGCCATTGTCGGCGCTCGACGCGCTGACCCGCGCCAATCTCGCTGATGAGATTGAGCACATTTGGGAGGCCGACAAGAAGACCTGTGTGCTGATCACCAACGATGTGGACGAGGCGATCATCCTTGCTGACCGGATCATCGCCCTGAACCCGGATGGCACGTTGGGCAAGGAGTTCCCCGTCAAGATCCCGCGCCCTCGGGATCGGGGACGCATGAACACCAATGAAACCTTCAGAAGCTTGCGCGCGGATGTGACCAAATACCTGATGGATGTTGGGATTGAGGCCAAGGTCGAGGGTACCCGACTTTTGCCGAACGTGACCCCGATCCACGGCCTCCCCGCCGCTCTGGCCGAAGCAGAGAAGAGCACAGTGCGCAGCCGTTATCTGGATTTCAGCCAGCTTCACAAAGTTTACCCCACGCCCAAAGGCCCGCTGACGGTGGTCGAGAATTTCGATCTCAAGATCGAGAAGGGAGAGTTCATTTCGTTGATCGGCCATTCAGGCTGCGGCAAGTCGACAGTTTTGACCATGGCTGCGGGGCTGAACGACATATCGAAGGGCTCCATCGTGTTGGACGGCACCCATGTGGAGGGCGCCGACCCTGAGCGCGCCGTGGTGTTTCAATCGCCCAACCTGTTCCCCTGGCTCAGCGCCAAAGAGAATGTGGCGATCGGTGTCGACAAGGTCTACCCCCGCGCCTCGCAGGCCGAGCGTCAGGATGTGGTGGAGTATTATCTGGAGCGGGTCGGGCTGGGCGATGCGATGGACAAGCGAGCGAGCGATATGTCCAACGGTATGCAGCAGCGTGTCGGTATCGCGCGCGCCTTTGCGCTCAGCCCCAAGTTGCTGTTGCTTGATGAGCCGTTTGGCATGCTCGACAGCCTGACGCGTTGGGAGCTGCAAGAGGTGCTGATGGAGGTCTGGTCGCGCACCAAGGTCACGGCGATTTGCGTCACCCATGATGTGGACGAGGCGATCTTGCTGGCTGACCGTGTGGTCATGATGACCAACGGGCCGCAGGCCACCATTGGTAAGATCACACAGGTCGATCTGCCCCGGCCCAGAACGCGCAAGATGCTTCTGCAGCATCCTGACTACTACGGCTACAGGCAAGAGGTGCTCGATTTCCTTGAGGAATATGAGCACGGCGCAAAGCCCAAGCCCAAAACCCCTGAAACAATGGCGGCGGAGTGAACCCATGAAACAAAGACTGGTCATCATCGGCGCTGGAATGGCATCGGGCCGCGTCATCGAACATCTGGTTGAGACCGATCCAGATGCCTTTGACATCACCCTGTTCAACGCGGAGGCGCGTGGGAATTACAATCGCATCATGCTGAGCCCGGTGCTGTCGGGCGAAAAGACCTATGAGGAAATTGTCACCCATGACAGCGATTGGTATGCCGCACAGGGAGTGACCTGTCGCTTTGGCGAGCCTGTGTCGGGCATAGATCCGACGATGAAGGTGGTTTCCGGTCAGAACGGCCATCTCCCATATGACAAGCTGATCATCGCCACCGGCTCTGCGCCCTTCATCATTCCGGTTCCCGGTAAAGACCTGCCGGGCGTCGTCACCTATCGTGATTTGGACGATACCAATGCGATGATAAGCGCAGCCGGGAAGGGCGGCAAAGCCGTGGTCATCGGCGGTGGGCTTTTAGGGTTGGAGGCCGCAGCCGGTCTTGCCGAACGTGGCATGGAGGTCACGGTGGTGCATCTGATGGGCCACCTCATGGAACGGCAATTAGATGAGGCGGCAGGTTATCTGTTGCGCAAGGACCTAGAGGGGCGCGGCATCAGCATCCGCACGCAGGCCTCAACCAAGGCGATCATCGGGGCGGAACGGGCCGAGGCCGTCGTGCTGGAAGACGGCGAAACCCTGCCAGCCGATCTGGTGGTCATGGCCGTTGGCATCCGGCCCGAAACCCGGCTCGCGACCGACGCGGGGCTGACGGTTGCGCGGGGCATCGAGGTGAATGCGCAGATGCAGACGTCGGACCCGGATATCTTTGCCGTGGGCGAATGCGTGGAGTTTGACGGGCAGCTTTTCGGGCTCGTGGCGCCGCTTTATGATCAGGCCAAGGTTCTGGCGCGGAGCCTGCTGGAGGGGGTCGACGCTTTCATCGCGAAGGATACTGCCACCAAGCTGAAAGTAACCGGCTGCGATCTGTTCAGCGCGGGTGACTTTGCTGAAGGGGAAGGGCGCGAAGACATCGTACTGCGTGACCCTGCACGGGGCATCTACAAGCGGCTGGTGATTGAAGGAGACCGATTGATTGGCGCGGTGATGTACGGCGACACGGCAGATGGCAATTGGTTCTTCCAGTTGATCAAAGACGGCACCGATATCGACGAAATGCGTGAGACGCTCATCTTCGGTCCGGCATTTCAGGGGGGCGATACCTCGGACCCGCTCTCAGCCGTTGCAGCATTGCCGCGTGACGCGGAAATTTGCGGCTGCAACGGCATTTGCAAAGGCACCATCACCGATGCCATCGCAGGCGGTGCGACGGATTTGGCCGCGATCAAGGCTGCGACCAAGGCCAGTGCGTCCTGCGGGACCTGCACAGGGCTGGTCGAACAGGTTTTGCAGGTCACACTGGGCGATGACTTCGTCATGCCGACTGCCCAGCCCATCTGCCCCTGCTGTGACCTGACCCATGAGGACATCCGCCTGCTGATCCAGTCGCAGGAGTTGAAGTCCAAAGAGGCCGTTTGGCAGGAGTTGGGCTGGAAAACCCGCAACGGCTGTCACATTTGCCGCCCTGCAGTGAACTTCTATCTGCTGGCCGATTGGCCGCTAGAGTATCAAGACGATCCGCAGAGCCGTTTTGTGAACGAACGCAAACACGCGAATATTCAAAAAGACGGCACTTTCAGCGTCGTGCCGCGCATGTGGGGCGGGATCACCAACCCGGCCGAATTGCGCGCCATTGCCGACGCCGCCGACAAATACGATGTGCCGACGGTCAAGGTCACAGGCGGTCAGCGCATTGATCTGTTGGGCGTGAAGGGCGAAGACCTGCCCTATATCTGGGCCGATCTGAACAAGGCGGGGCTCGTTTCGGGCCATGCTTATTCAAAAGGGCTGCGCACGGTGAAAACCTGTGTCGGCACCGACCACTGCCGTTTTGGCACGCAGGACAGCACCGGCCTCGGCATCAAGCTGGAACAGGCGCTCTGGGGGTCATGGACGCCGCACAAAGTCAAGCTGGGTGTCTCTGGCTGCCCGCGCAACTGTGCCGAAGCTACCTGCAAGGACGTTGGGATCATCTGCGTCGACAGCGGCTATCAGGTGAGCGTCGCCGGCGCAGCGGGGATGGATGTCAAAGAGACCGAGCGCCTTTGTGATGTCGGCACCGAGCAAGAGGCGATTGATGTGACGATTGCCTTTGTCCAACTCTACCGTGAGCACGCCAAATACC
This window contains:
- a CDS encoding ABC transporter substrate-binding protein, with translation MKTTTIPVAYVPLVDAAPLIVAHELGFAEAEGIALDLTAAPSWSSLRDMLAFGRVDAAHMLSPLPVAMAMGLGGVATALSAVSILSVNGTVIGVGKPLEDRLRALGYDFDFVDPFKAAEALAQVRHGPIVFGVPFPFSMHVELLRYWSRASALGPDGIVIRTVPPALMASALAAGEVDAFCVGEPWGSVAVERGVGALLLPGKAIWSFAPEKVLAVRTNWAEAEPDLLARLLRATWKAGRWLADPNVHAAASDLLSRKAYLDVPSELINRALSGHLIVSPRGAHRQIDGFLEFHRGAATFPWRSQSRWIAQHLCQSYGSGNPTADTIANVFRSDLHRLHLSMLDPDLPGASEKVEGAIPRATPVASAGGRLTLLPNEFFDGQIFDPSAL
- a CDS encoding ABC transporter permease, whose protein sequence is MSTADPNFTADPARTARRERRFTRINTADKWFQVIGLAWLTPILKAVAGDNPKAQVAEIWRLLGVPLLAIVGFLALWAALAPTVQTSLGAIPGPAQVWSEAVTLHEDAQAKAESRAKFEAQVAVLNERRVEQGMPSVERAYTGAPTYYQQIWTSIQTVFFGFLIASAVAIPLGIAAGLSPTANAALNPIIQIFKPVSPLAWLPIVTMVVSAVAASNDGLLSKSFLVSAITVTLCSLWPTLINTALGVASIDKDLVNVSKVLKMNTWTKITKLVLPSALPLIFTGLRLSLGVGWMVLIAAEMLAQNPGLGKFVWDEFQNGSSSSLARIMVAVLTIGIIGFLLDRVMYALQSLFTFTNNR
- a CDS encoding ABC transporter ATP-binding protein, producing MSILKLDHVSQSFGSGTHATHVLKDINLDVREGEFLVLLGFSGSGKTTLINLMAGLEQPSKGKVSFKGQPVTGPGPERAMIFQSYSLMPWLTVSGNVGLAVDTVFPGLSKAERAEKVAHYVKMVGLGHAATRRPAELSGGMRQRVNVARALAMNPEVLLLDEPLSALDALTRANLADEIEHIWEADKKTCVLITNDVDEAIILADRIIALNPDGTLGKEFPVKIPRPRDRGRMNTNETFRSLRADVTKYLMDVGIEAKVEGTRLLPNVTPIHGLPAALAEAEKSTVRSRYLDFSQLHKVYPTPKGPLTVVENFDLKIEKGEFISLIGHSGCGKSTVLTMAAGLNDISKGSIVLDGTHVEGADPERAVVFQSPNLFPWLSAKENVAIGVDKVYPRASQAERQDVVEYYLERVGLGDAMDKRASDMSNGMQQRVGIARAFALSPKLLLLDEPFGMLDSLTRWELQEVLMEVWSRTKVTAICVTHDVDEAILLADRVVMMTNGPQATIGKITQVDLPRPRTRKMLLQHPDYYGYRQEVLDFLEEYEHGAKPKPKTPETMAAE
- the nirB gene encoding nitrite reductase large subunit NirB, with translation MKQRLVIIGAGMASGRVIEHLVETDPDAFDITLFNAEARGNYNRIMLSPVLSGEKTYEEIVTHDSDWYAAQGVTCRFGEPVSGIDPTMKVVSGQNGHLPYDKLIIATGSAPFIIPVPGKDLPGVVTYRDLDDTNAMISAAGKGGKAVVIGGGLLGLEAAAGLAERGMEVTVVHLMGHLMERQLDEAAGYLLRKDLEGRGISIRTQASTKAIIGAERAEAVVLEDGETLPADLVVMAVGIRPETRLATDAGLTVARGIEVNAQMQTSDPDIFAVGECVEFDGQLFGLVAPLYDQAKVLARSLLEGVDAFIAKDTATKLKVTGCDLFSAGDFAEGEGREDIVLRDPARGIYKRLVIEGDRLIGAVMYGDTADGNWFFQLIKDGTDIDEMRETLIFGPAFQGGDTSDPLSAVAALPRDAEICGCNGICKGTITDAIAGGATDLAAIKAATKASASCGTCTGLVEQVLQVTLGDDFVMPTAQPICPCCDLTHEDIRLLIQSQELKSKEAVWQELGWKTRNGCHICRPAVNFYLLADWPLEYQDDPQSRFVNERKHANIQKDGTFSVVPRMWGGITNPAELRAIADAADKYDVPTVKVTGGQRIDLLGVKGEDLPYIWADLNKAGLVSGHAYSKGLRTVKTCVGTDHCRFGTQDSTGLGIKLEQALWGSWTPHKVKLGVSGCPRNCAEATCKDVGIICVDSGYQVSVAGAAGMDVKETERLCDVGTEQEAIDVTIAFVQLYREHAKYLDRPYKWVAKVGLGWVQARIADPEERARLIAAFELSQSIYRKDPWAEHAKTAERYQPLANLTLEAAE
- a CDS encoding CmpA/NrtA family ABC transporter substrate-binding protein; amino-acid sequence: MKHLILGLAASTVMTSAAFAELLDLEKDVLTFGFIKLTDMAPLAIAYEQGYFLDEGLFVTLEAQANWKVLLDGVIDGQLDGAHMLAGQPLAATIGYGTEAHIITPFSMDLNGNGITVSNEVWEKMLPNIPKMADGRPEHPISAEALVPVIEEFNANGEAFNMGMVFPVSTHNYELRYWLAAGGINPGYYSPDNISGQIGADVFLSVTPPPQMPATLEAGTIHGYCVGEPWNQQAVFKGIGVPVITDYQLWKNNPEKVFGITDAFAEENPNTTKAVVRALIRAAMWLDENNNANRPEAVEILSRPEYVGADYEVIANSMTGFFEFEKGDKRDIPDFNVFFRHNATYPYYSDAIWYLTQMRRWGQIAEPKSDAWFKDVAASVYRPEIYLEAARSLVDDGLAKEEDFPWEANGFKAPTPAADIIDGIPFDGRAPNAYLDSLPIGLKGDQTVVGDEVQG
- a CDS encoding ANTAR domain-containing response regulator translates to MTKTLSIVVVEEDQERAIAIVDALKEACVCDVFVVGNSSGLARKIAAHVPDIVLIDAGNPTRDVMEELTLASGPLERPVAMFVSGAAGGLAQAAIEAGLSAYVVDGLAPGRLKPVMDTAIARFAMVRQMRSELAETRRALEERKVIDRAKGLLMKAKGLDEEAAYALLRKAAMDQGRRVADVAEALVTASGLLG
- a CDS encoding LysR family transcriptional regulator, coding for MDLSAQMLIFATVVERGSISAAARSMGQTPSAVSKQISLLEDHAHFRLLNRTRTGVLPTPEGQEFYLKCQAMAEKFKDAEAHISNLDDVPRGKLRIASTVAFGKSQLIPALPVFLEMNPEIKVSLELTDREIDLQTEGFDAAVSFAEQHKNPDVVVRRIMHSHRVLCAAPHYIERRGTPTSFADLSEHNCLRIAGNSRRNAWSDVEAGEAQPFDADGDFEGNSTDVIFHAALAGIGIARLPSYLVDAKLQSGELLRILPGYAPASTDIVVQFAGRRNLPPKTRAFIDFLVSEFRPDTAPPVQKVAGHP